From a single Calothrix sp. NIES-2098 genomic region:
- a CDS encoding polyphosphate glucokinase, which translates to MVEDNGSIRTLSVDIGGSGVKVMVLDITGHPLTERARLDTPQPAKPETVINAIVVLAASQGEFHRVSVGFPGVVRYGVTETAVNLDKEWIGFDLQTALAKQLNKPVRVINDADMQGLGAISGKGLELVITLGTGFGSALFIDGKLVPNMEMGHHQFRKGETYEEQLGRVALEKIGEKKWNRRLEKAIASLQHLFNYDCLYIGGGEAVRVNLQLPLNVKLIPNITGLLGGIALWRS; encoded by the coding sequence ATGGTTGAAGATAATGGCTCAATTCGCACTCTCTCGGTTGATATTGGTGGTAGCGGTGTCAAAGTTATGGTATTGGATATCACCGGACATCCTTTAACCGAAAGAGCGCGTTTAGATACACCCCAACCTGCTAAACCAGAGACGGTGATCAATGCGATTGTAGTCTTAGCTGCTTCTCAAGGTGAATTTCATCGCGTGTCGGTAGGCTTTCCTGGTGTAGTGCGCTATGGAGTGACAGAAACAGCAGTCAACTTAGACAAGGAATGGATCGGTTTTGATTTACAAACAGCTTTAGCAAAGCAATTAAACAAGCCTGTACGGGTAATTAATGATGCAGATATGCAGGGGCTTGGGGCTATATCTGGTAAAGGTTTGGAATTAGTTATTACTTTGGGTACGGGATTTGGTTCGGCTTTATTCATCGATGGTAAGCTGGTGCCGAATATGGAAATGGGTCATCATCAGTTTCGTAAAGGTGAGACTTACGAAGAACAGCTGGGACGAGTAGCTTTAGAAAAAATTGGTGAGAAAAAATGGAATAGGCGTTTAGAAAAGGCGATCGCATCTTTGCAACATCTATTCAATTATGATTGCCTATACATTGGCGGTGGTGAAGCTGTTCGCGTCAACCTTCAGCTACCCTTAAATGTCAAACTCATCCCTAACATCACTGGTTTATTGGGTGGAATTGCTTTGTGGCGAAGTTAG
- a CDS encoding short-chain dehydrogenase/reductase SDR, translating to MQLKPINQQVVAIVGASSGIGRDAAVKFAERGAKVVVSARSEPGLQSLVDEIHNLGGTATYVVADVSDFQQVKAIADKTVAEYGRIDTWVHAAATGVISPFEKITPEEFARVVDVTLMGQVYGAMAALPYLKQEGRGALIHISSMEGRRSLPLQSPYSAAKHGLEGFLDALRVELQHEKWPISVTSILPATINTPFYNKVGSKLGVKPTGVPPYYQPSLVADAILYAAEHPTRDFVVGDAGKILDFVQRISPPLADSLLLAIAFQGQRTNEPKSEDAPNNVFAPIEGYDKVEGDFRNLSIPSFLDNLDKNPPLKWGALAFAALGIAALLGVWGRNDI from the coding sequence ATGCAATTAAAACCAATTAATCAGCAAGTGGTAGCTATCGTCGGGGCTTCCAGTGGGATCGGGCGTGACGCAGCAGTAAAGTTTGCCGAACGTGGTGCGAAGGTTGTAGTTTCTGCACGTAGCGAACCAGGGCTTCAGTCTTTGGTAGATGAGATTCACAATTTGGGCGGTACTGCAACTTATGTAGTTGCAGATGTGAGTGATTTTCAGCAAGTAAAGGCGATCGCAGATAAAACTGTAGCAGAATACGGCAGAATCGATACCTGGGTTCACGCTGCGGCTACAGGTGTAATTAGTCCTTTCGAGAAAATTACACCAGAGGAGTTTGCCAGAGTTGTTGATGTCACCTTGATGGGACAGGTATATGGGGCAATGGCAGCACTACCTTATCTCAAACAAGAGGGGCGGGGGGCGTTAATTCATATTTCTTCAATGGAAGGTAGGCGCAGTCTGCCTTTACAAAGCCCTTACTCTGCTGCCAAGCATGGTTTGGAAGGATTCCTCGATGCTTTGCGTGTTGAGTTACAACACGAGAAATGGCCGATTAGCGTTACCTCAATCCTACCTGCGACAATCAACACACCTTTCTACAATAAAGTTGGCTCTAAATTGGGGGTAAAGCCTACAGGAGTACCGCCATATTATCAACCTAGTTTGGTTGCAGATGCCATTCTCTATGCGGCTGAACATCCCACCCGCGATTTTGTGGTTGGGGATGCGGGCAAGATATTAGATTTCGTGCAACGTATTTCACCACCCTTAGCTGATTCTTTGTTATTAGCGATCGCTTTTCAAGGACAGCGCACGAATGAACCAAAATCAGAAGATGCGCCCAACAATGTTTTTGCGCCAATTGAGGGCTATGACAAAGTTGAAGGTGACTTTAGAAACTTATCCATACCAAGTTTCTTAGATAATTTGGATAAAAATCCGCCCTTGAAATGGGGTGCATTAGCATTTGCTGCCTTGGGCATTGCCGCACTTTTGGGTGTATGGGGTAGGAATGATATCTAA
- a CDS encoding Na+ dependent nucleoside transporter has translation MERAISALGILVFIGISYALSVNRSAVRWRTVAWGLGLEFTFALLILKTPGGLVAFKALGDVVSNFLAFSDVGAKFVFGENFKDHLFAFQVLPTIIFFSAFISVLYYYGILQRVVSGMAWVMMKTMKTSGSESLSCAGNIFLGPTESALMVKPYVATMTQSELHAVMTGGFATIAGGVLGAYLSFGIPAEHLIAAFFMTAPTSLVVSKLLYPETEVSKTAGSAKLDIETNYVNAIDATTAGAIDGVKLAVNVGVMIIAFLGLLAAFNALLGWLGGLVNLPQLSLQWILSFIMAPIAWLMGVPWADCRQVGALLGTKTILNEFIAFLDLKALIASGKISQRAVIIATYALCNFANIGSIGITIGGIAGMAPDRQHDLARMGVKSMIGGLLAGFITACIAGMLV, from the coding sequence ATGGAACGCGCCATTTCCGCCCTAGGAATCTTAGTTTTCATAGGTATATCCTATGCTCTCTCGGTTAATCGCAGTGCTGTGCGTTGGCGAACTGTGGCCTGGGGCTTAGGTTTAGAATTTACATTTGCACTGCTGATTCTCAAAACTCCTGGAGGTTTGGTTGCATTTAAGGCTCTAGGAGATGTGGTGAGTAATTTTTTAGCCTTCTCTGATGTTGGTGCTAAATTTGTCTTTGGCGAAAATTTCAAAGACCATTTATTTGCTTTTCAAGTGTTACCCACAATTATCTTTTTCTCGGCATTTATTAGTGTCTTGTATTACTACGGCATTTTGCAGCGAGTTGTGAGTGGCATGGCTTGGGTGATGATGAAGACGATGAAAACATCAGGTTCTGAGTCTTTATCTTGTGCAGGTAACATATTTTTAGGGCCAACTGAGTCAGCGCTAATGGTTAAACCCTATGTAGCAACTATGACTCAATCCGAACTTCATGCTGTGATGACAGGTGGTTTTGCCACAATTGCGGGAGGAGTATTAGGGGCTTATTTATCATTTGGTATCCCAGCAGAGCATCTTATAGCCGCTTTCTTTATGACTGCTCCCACTTCTTTAGTGGTATCAAAATTACTTTATCCAGAAACGGAAGTATCTAAGACTGCTGGTTCTGCCAAGCTTGATATAGAAACAAATTACGTTAACGCGATCGATGCTACTACGGCAGGGGCAATTGATGGTGTGAAGTTAGCAGTTAACGTCGGGGTAATGATTATTGCCTTTTTGGGGTTACTGGCTGCTTTCAATGCTTTGTTGGGGTGGTTGGGGGGATTGGTGAATTTACCGCAGTTGTCATTACAGTGGATTTTGTCTTTTATTATGGCTCCTATCGCCTGGCTGATGGGCGTACCTTGGGCTGATTGTCGCCAAGTAGGGGCGCTATTAGGTACAAAGACAATTCTTAATGAGTTTATCGCTTTCCTAGATTTAAAAGCATTAATTGCTAGCGGGAAAATTTCTCAAAGAGCAGTAATTATTGCAACTTATGCATTATGTAATTTTGCGAATATTGGCTCAATTGGAATTACGATTGGTGGTATTGCTGGTATGGCACCCGATCGCCAACACGATTTAGCTCGTATGGGTGTAAAATCGATGATTGGCGGCTTACTAGCTGGCTTTATCACTGCTTGTATTGCTGGAATGCTGGTCTGA